TTCTATTTCTTTTTTTTAAAAGAATAATTTATCCTCATTAATAACAAACAATATAAACGCTGGCTGTGTTCTTTTCTTTCATGAAAATTGGCGTTATTGGTGGTTCTGGATTAGGCGACCCTAATCTCTGGGACAACGCTAAAAAAGTGAAGGTTTTTACTCCATTTGGCGCTCCTTCTGATCTTCTCACTGTCGGCACATTTAAAGGAGTAGATATTGTCGCGCTTCCCCGCCACGGCGCGAATCATACGATTCGACCAACAGAAGTGAATTACCGCGCGAATATTTGGGCAATGAAAGAACTGGGCGTGACGCACATTATCGCGGCAACCGCGTGCGGGAGTTTGCGCGAACACATCAAACCAGGAGATCTTGTGTTCATTGACCAATTCATTGATCGCACAACCAAACGCGAACAATCCTTCTATACTGGACAAACGATTTGTCACATTCCTATGGCTGATCCTTTTTGCGATAAGCTGCGCACGTTGTTTGCCGCTGCCGCAATCGAGAATAGCATCGCGTATCATGCAAAAGGAACAATGGTGACGATTGAAGGTCCACGATTTTCTTCACGCGCGGAATCTGAATTATTTCGAAGCTGGCATTGCGACGTCATTAACATGACCACTGTACCAGAAGTTGTTTTGGCTCGTGAAGCGGGCATTTGTTACGCCGCAATCGCGATGAGTACGGACTATGATTGCTGGAAAACAGATGAAGCGCATGTGACTCTTGATATGATTTTGAAAACAATGCATGACAACGCGGAAAAAGTGAAAACCATTTTGAAAGCAGTTATTCCCCAATTGCGCGATTGGGATTGCGGCTGCAAAGAAGCGATTACAACAGCGACGTTTTGAAATTCTCCGCTTTTGTCGCGCTTGTCAAATGATCACTTCTCATGAAACAAGTGTCATAAATTATATAAACAAAAGGAGAAAAAAGGAAAAAAATGACTCTTGATGAACAAGTAATGGACTGGCTTATAAAATATGGGACACATATGCTTGTCGCCAATCGAAGCGATGGTGTCTCTGTGCTGGGATATAAAACACCAAATAATTTGTCGTACAATGAAGAAGGTCATCCAAGAGGAGTCACGTTGCGTGTGGGGATACACATTCCTTTGCTTGGCAAAGAAAATCAGATTCTTGACCCGATGCTCGACGCAGAGGCTATGCATGAACCCGCGTTTCTTTATGAAAATAATCATTTTAGCATGCTGTCTACTTCTGTTGGTAAACAGAAAAAAGGCGATGTCGCGTCTATTCGCGCTGGATTCGTGTATCTAAGAAAAGAGGAAGAAACAAATACACGCCCTGGCAGGAATTTATTTCAAAGACTTTTTGGCGTTCAAGAGAGCAAGGCGAAAGAACCTGAACAAAAATGGGTGCCCGCGTATATGGACGCTGATGGGAAAATAACTGACAATGGAACCAGTGAAGCGCTGGGCTTGGTGCTTGAGTTTCTTGATTCGCGGTATGGAAGCGCTCACGCGACAACACAGTATAGTGTTATCATGCCTTTATCTTTCTACGAAATTGTTCATGATGCGATTGACAGCAGTTCAGCTGGCGGAAAAACAATACTTGACCTCTATGCGCGTGTATTTGAGCAACACGCCCGATTCGCGCCTGACCATGTTCCAGAAATACAGCGTGTTGTTTTTATGAAAACGAAAGAGGATATGCCGTATGTTTTACGCGCTCTTCGAACGTATGAAGAATATAAACCAAGATTACTATAATTTCGTAAACCATTTAAACCCAACAAAACTTTTCTTTTTATGGACATCAAATCAAAGATTCGAACAATACCCAACTTCCCCAAACAAGGAATCATGTTTCGCGACGTGACAACACTGCTCAAAGATCCAGCTGGATTTCGTTATGTTATTGATCATCTTGTGCAGCGCTACGCGAACAAAGGTATTGACAAAGTAGTGGGTATTGAAAGCAGGGGATTTATTATTGCCGGCGCGCTTGCGCATCAATTGAATGTTGGTTTTGTTCCTGTTAGAAAACCAAACAAACTTCCCGCTGAAAAAGATTCTATTGAATACGAATTGGAATATGGCAAAGACAAACTGGAGATTCACACAGACGCGATTAAACATGGCGACGTTATTCTTATTGTTGATGATTTAATCGCGACAGGCGGAACCGCTCGCGCGACAGTGGAACTTGTAGAAAAGCAAGGCGGGGCTGTTTTAGAATGCGCGTTTATTGTCGATCTTCCAGAACTTGGCGGCGCGAAGAAAGTGGGGAAGCCTTGTTATTCATTGGTCGCGTTTGACGGGCATTAATAATCTGTTTTGAACGCCTCTTTTTTACTATAAAACATATAAACCGGAAAGTACTTTCTTGAGAAATGCAACAAGATTATTATGCTATTCTTGAAGTTCGCAAAAATTCCAGTCCAAAAGAAATCAAAAGAGCATATAGGCGTCTTGCTCGACAATTTCATCCAGATCTTAATCATTCATCAGATAATAAAGCATTTCTTCAGATTTCAGAAGCATATGAAGTTTTAGGAGATCCTGAAAAAAGAAAATTGTATGATACTCAGAGAAACGTGATGCAGGAAAATGTTTTTCCAACAACAACAGATTTATTAAACCCCCACGAAAAGATTTCACTTTCAGCAAGACGTTATAAATACAAACTGGAAAGCATTGCGATCTTGCTTACTGGTTTTATTCCCGCAGTCGGTGTTGGTTATCACTATGGGTATAATCACGCGCCAATGAAAGGTCTGTTTACGCATATCATGGAGCATGACTATAGAACAATGCCAAAATGGTTAGAACCCTGCGGTGATTCTGTACCATGCAGAGAAACATCGGGATTAGTGGGAATAGAAAGTAGTCTGGAACTTTTGCTTATCGGAAGCATTGTCTACTTCTGTGCAAGAAGTGCATTTGATTATGGAAAAAAACTGCATAAACAATATGCGACAAGAGATGCAGAGAATAAAGATTTACAAAATCGTGTCCATGAGCAAGATTAATATTTCTGTAGGTCGAATTGAGGAAGCGATTTTTTGACTCTTTTTCAGAAATAATCATCAAGAATAAATAGGAGAGAGAAGAAACATATAAATGATAGTCTCTTTCTTGGTTTTAAAATGGGAAAATCAACCTTTGATCCTAATCTTGAAGGGCTAATAGAAGTAATGAAATTTATAGGTATGGGGACTATGCTCTCTGTGGGTTGTGGGATTCTATACTATAGTAATGTAATAGTACCAAGAAATTTCGAGCGCGAAAAGCAAGAAAAGCAAGAAGAACAAAGAGCATGTGCTGTAAAACAAGAAGCAGCATCTTTTACTGGTCGGTCAACAGCAGATTGTTCCCCACCGCTTCTTGAAATAACATATAAGAGATTTCTTCGCGCAGCATATTATAAAAAAAATGATTTAGTTCTTGATCAAGAACAGGCATGGCTTACAAGAGGGGATGAGATTGGGAAAAAGATAGATTCCAAAAAAAATTTCACACGGGAATTATGTGTTTATACTCGCCGTATAGTCTCTCAACAAACTTTTTTTATGTATGCACTAAAAGATATTTCTTTTTTAGAGAGATGTGAATTAGAGTATAAGGTGGAAGGAATCCACGCTGTAGCGGAAGCATCTGCTGTATTGGTTCGAGAAGCAAAACACTGTGTTGCTCATGATCTTCCCACAATTGGAGATGACATTTGTTACAAAAGAGCAATGGATAATCTTGAGCAGTTTGTACGTCCTCTCGCAAAAAGAACCGGATTTACGCCGCTTCTCTGGATGACTGAGTTGGATTTGGAGTATGCGAGCAGACCAGCAAAATAATATTATTTGTTTATTTTCTGATCTATTGACAAGGGATATATTGATATAATAAACCGCTATCTCGGAAAATATGAAAGATAGTCTTTCGTAAAAACAACTTCTTTCTCAACATTCACAAACTCGTTCTTCCCA
This genomic interval from Candidatus Woesearchaeota archaeon contains the following:
- a CDS encoding adenine phosphoribosyltransferase, with protein sequence MDIKSKIRTIPNFPKQGIMFRDVTTLLKDPAGFRYVIDHLVQRYANKGIDKVVGIESRGFIIAGALAHQLNVGFVPVRKPNKLPAEKDSIEYELEYGKDKLEIHTDAIKHGDVILIVDDLIATGGTARATVELVEKQGGAVLECAFIVDLPELGGAKKVGKPCYSLVAFDGH
- the mtnP gene encoding S-methyl-5'-thioadenosine phosphorylase; translated protein: MKIGVIGGSGLGDPNLWDNAKKVKVFTPFGAPSDLLTVGTFKGVDIVALPRHGANHTIRPTEVNYRANIWAMKELGVTHIIAATACGSLREHIKPGDLVFIDQFIDRTTKREQSFYTGQTICHIPMADPFCDKLRTLFAAAAIENSIAYHAKGTMVTIEGPRFSSRAESELFRSWHCDVINMTTVPEVVLAREAGICYAAIAMSTDYDCWKTDEAHVTLDMILKTMHDNAEKVKTILKAVIPQLRDWDCGCKEAITTATF
- a CDS encoding J domain-containing protein, which codes for MQQDYYAILEVRKNSSPKEIKRAYRRLARQFHPDLNHSSDNKAFLQISEAYEVLGDPEKRKLYDTQRNVMQENVFPTTTDLLNPHEKISLSARRYKYKLESIAILLTGFIPAVGVGYHYGYNHAPMKGLFTHIMEHDYRTMPKWLEPCGDSVPCRETSGLVGIESSLELLLIGSIVYFCARSAFDYGKKLHKQYATRDAENKDLQNRVHEQD